The region TCCAAAGAATTTGGATGAGGCTTATTTTGTCTTTGCACTAGACACGTTTCTTAATTTAATAGAAAACGAACAACAATTGATCTGTATCTGGATGTTGCAGTCTAGTTAACAAAACGAACACCCCCTGAGAGAGAGATATATACCGTTTTCAAGAATGTAGACAGGAGGATTGCCATAGTTTTGCTTTATGTATTCCAACACTCCTTCAAGACCCCATGGAAGCACATCAATCTGTGGATGTATGAAAAGGAATCAAGAACAAAGAGTGTGTTAGGTGTACGAAAACATCTCAGGTTTCTGAAAACGTACATTGACCAGCGTGGAATTCCCAATGGCTGTCCAAGAAAACGAAATAAAGAATCAGCTATGACCTATGGAGTGAGGTATATGGTcgataaaagaaaatacacacacacacacacacgcgATCTCATGAGAGGAAAACATACGGATTATTGATGCAGCCATATCCGAAAGAAAATCTCCTTGGCTAGGACTGGATAAGTCTGCCGTGTACGATGTTCTGTAGTGTATGACTCCCAAGAAGTTGGATGAGTCTTTAACGAGATATGATTCTTCTTCCGAAAAACTTGGGAGTCTCTTGCCCACGATTCTCCTCATCACTTTAGGATAGTCCCCAAACACTAACGGATGCAAAACCctagaaaaaatgaaaacattacAACCAGCAGCTAAAagaagaattttaaaataaaactcagGATGATCGTGCATGTTCAACAAACCAGCCTAATAAGAAATCTTTGGCTCTCTGAGTTGCCATCTCGTCCTCTTCAGAGCTAGTATAAGGAACCATCCAGAATGCAAAACAGGTTATACCTACAGATCCATTTTGCTTATGCTACACCATCGATCACGTACACCCGAGAGTTAAATTCGAGCAGTATATTCAATAATAGAACAGAGAGATATATTGTAGGTGTGTATGCGACTTGCCTTATAATTTTGCTTATACAATCTCGCGGTTGATGCATGTGCAAGCAACATGTTATGGAGTACAATATATGGCTCAGTTGAAGTGGTTCCTTTGGAGCAGTTGACCATCTCAAATGGAGGAGAACTATGAATATGTGAGACTAATCCCCCACCATAGTTTACCAATGCTAACATATTGGGCTCATTAATTGTTGACCAGAATTTCACTGTGTCCCCAAACTCTCTGAAGCAAACGTCTGCATAAGCCGTGAAGTCATTGCTGTTACAAAAGATCACATTAGAATATAAGATAATACCGTAATTACACTTCAAATTCAATAATCTAGAGATTTATTATATGTTGCAAGAAAATGTTGGATTTACATGATTTTGCGGTCAAGCCATCCTCCGTATTCATCTTCAAGAGCCTGAGGGAGATCATCATGATACAATGTAACATGCGGTTCAATTCCTGTGTAATGGATTGTAAAATATGAATAGAAGTCTTATTGATCTCTGAGCAAGATGCTCTGTATATATACACGTAAGTCCTAACACGATAAGGACAAATAAAGATAACTTAGATACATCATTATCTCGAAATATAGAGTTATCCTAATCTAAGTAGGAGTTATCTCattactccccctcaagttggaaGTGTGAGATTGCGAACTGCCAACTTGGACAACAATTCTTCAAAGAGAGGGCGAGGAAGTGACTTAGTTAGGATATCAGCTAGCTGATTACGTGACGAGACATGCTCTGTGGAGATTAGCTTTGCTTTGAGTGCATCCCGAACATGATGACAATTCCTCTCAATGTGCTTAGTACGTTCATGAAAAACTGGGTTGGAAGCTATGTAGAGAGCAGATTTGCTGTCACAAAAGAGACGCATAGGATCAGGATGAGAGAGACCAAATGATAAGAAGAGACCTTTCATCCATTTCAGTTCTTTAACCGTATCAGACATGGCCCTGTATTCGGCCTCGGCAGAAGAGAGTGCCACAGCATCTTGTTTCTTAGTCCTCCAGGAGACAGGCGAATCACCTAAGAAGACAATGTAGGCAGAAAGAGAACGACGACTTAGAGGACAACCCGACCAGTCAGCATCACAAAATGCACTAATACGAAGTTGATCATCGGCTTTGAAGAAGATGCCTTGGCCTGGACTCCCTTTCAGGTAGCGTACGACTCGGATTGCAGCATCCCAGTGTGGAAGAAGTGGCTTCTGCATGAATTGTGCTAGTATATGAACCGAATACGCAAGATCAGGCCGAGTATTAGTGAGATAAATTAAGCGACCCACAAGACGCCTGTATTGTTGCGCGTTTGCCAAAGGACCCTCAGCCTTGGCGAGTTTATGATTAAGCTCCATTGGTACCGGAGATGGCTTAGACGCAAGGAGACCAGTCTCGGTGATAATATCAAGAGCATACTTGCGTTGTGATAAGTAAAAACCAGAGTTGCTGCGAGCAACTTCAAGACCAAGAAAGTATTTTAACTTGCCAAGATCCTTCATTCTGAAGCATTTGTGGAGGTAGTCTTTGAAGTCTTGGAGAGCTTGTGTATCATTGCAAGCGATGATGAAGTCATCAACATAAACCAATATGTGAAGACAGATAGACCCACGAACTTTAGAGAATAAGGACTGATCCGCGTAGTCATGTGAGAATCCAAACCGAAGAAGAGCATTTGTGAGCTTGGCGTACCAGCAACGAGGGGCTTGACGAAGCCCATACAAAGACTTCTTAAGACGACAGACTTTGTTCGGATCCGAGCTTTTATATCCTTGAGGAAGCTTCATATATATTTCTTCATCAAGATCACCATGTAAGAAAGCATTGCTAACATCCATCTGATGCACAAGCCAATTCTTTGCTGCTGCCACTTTGAGAATAAATCGAACTGTAGTTAATTTCGCGACAGGAGCAAAAGTTTCATTGAAGTCATCTCCCTCTATCTGATTATTTCCAAGGACGACCAGTCGAGCTTTGTGGAGAAGATGATTACCATCAGCATCATATTTGTCGGAGAAAAGCCACATATTACCAAGAGCTTTGCGGCCAGGAGGGAGGTCTGTGACATCCCATGTATCAGTGTCCTCAAACGCAGTAACTTCTTTGGAAATAGCATCACGCCAGACTTTGTGTTGTGCTGCTTCTTTATACGACCGAGGAACCGCACTCGCAACAATGGAGGCCATGAAGGCACGATGACCATCTGAAAAGACATGGTCAGATAAATAGCTAGAAATAGGATACGGAGTGATACCTGAGGATGTTTGCAGAAGACACTGATCAGTCGTgggaagagaaagagagggtTTATTATCAACGTGTGCGGAGTGTGTGACGTAATTCTTGAGAAGAACAGAAGGTGTCTTCACTCGCTGACCACGACCGAGAATCTCAGGTATCCCTGGAGAAGAAGGCTCCGGAGGAGAACTGATTGGAGGTTCCTGAACCGTAGGAGAAGAAGGTGCTGCGTTATCAGGTATAGGTATAGCAGGTGGTGCAGATGGCGGTTCTGGTGGAGAACTCAGAATAGGCTCAGACTGAGTACTAGGAATAACTATTGCAGGAGTAGGTTCTGTGATAGGAGGAGTCGTCACAGACGTAGGAAGAGAAGTGCTCCCCCTTGATGAAGGAGCAGGAAGTAGCCAATCATCAATAGCTGGATCATAAGAGTTTGTTGGTGGCGTCACATAATCCTCTGTTCCAACGCCAGGAAATTTAGATTCGGAGAATGCTACATCGCGACTAGAGAAGAATTCCTCAGAGTCAAGGTCATAGAGACGCCAGGCTTTCTTGCCAAAGGGGTAACCTACAAAGATGCATCTTTTGCTGCGGTCAGCAAACTTGTCTCTGTCTCTAGACTTGCGGTGAGCATAACAGAGACAACCAAAGACGCGAAGTTGATCAAGGTCAGGTTTCTTGCCGAACAGGAGCTCATAAGGAGTTCGACCTTCAAGGACTTGAGATGGTGTGTAATTAATCAGATGTGAGGCGGTGAGGATGCTTTCTCCCCAGAAAGTAGATGGTAGTCGGGCTTGAAATAGACACGCTCTTGCAACATTTAGCAGGTGACGATGCTTGCGTTCAACCCTACCGTTTTGTTGAGGGGTATCAACGCAGGAAGTCTGATGCTCAACACCAAGTTTACGAAAGAAGGATGACAGCACCATGAATTCAGATCCATTGTCGGTTCTGATCTTTTTAACAGACTTCCCAAACTGTTTCTCACACATAGCGAAGAATTCTTGTAGTAGGGTTGCGACTTCTGATTTTTCAAGCATAAGATATGTCCAGACAGCTCTAGAGTAGTCATCAACTATGGTAAGGAAATATTTTGCACCAGATGAAGAAGGTGTACGATAAGGGCCCCAGATATCACAAtgaatcaaagaaaaaatatctgAAGCTTTATTAGAACTGTC is a window of Raphanus sativus cultivar WK10039 unplaced genomic scaffold, ASM80110v3 Scaffold3907, whole genome shotgun sequence DNA encoding:
- the LOC130507019 gene encoding beta-glucosidase 9-like, translated to MYLNFYSYFTIHYTGIEPHVTLYHDDLPQALEDEYGGWLDRKIINDFTAYADVCFREFGDTVKFWSTINEPNMLALVNYGGGLVSHIHSSPPFEMVNCSKGTTSTEPYIVLHNMLLAHASTARLYKQNYKHKQNGSVGITCFAFWMVPYTSSEEDEMATQRAKDFLLGWVLHPLVFGDYPKVMRRIVGKRLPSFSEEESYLVKDSSNFLGVIHYRTSYTADLSSPSQGDFLSDMAASIIPIGNSTLVNIDVLPWGLEGVLEYIKQNYGNPPVYILENGRPTNHHSSLNDVGRVEYLHAYIAAVLNSVRNGSSTKGYFQWSFMDLFEFIDPNYTYGLYYVNFSDPELKRSPKTSALWYSCFLNGTTICLQELKNISVS